The proteins below come from a single Polymorphobacter fuscus genomic window:
- the mlaD gene encoding outer membrane lipid asymmetry maintenance protein MlaD — protein MRALFKENVVEAVIGLVVVIVAIGFVVFAYGRTQAGGTADGYVVKARFTNVAGVSPGTDVRMAGIRVGKVAAQSLDPSSFQAVLDLSIDKGLKLPVDSSAAITTEGILGGTFIALTPGGDEMMLKPGEEIIETSGATDLMALIGGFVNKSGGDAPAAAPATEPAAGAPTK, from the coding sequence ATGCGCGCACTGTTCAAGGAAAATGTCGTCGAGGCGGTGATCGGGCTCGTCGTCGTCATCGTCGCGATCGGCTTTGTGGTGTTTGCCTATGGCCGCACCCAGGCCGGCGGCACGGCCGATGGCTATGTCGTCAAGGCACGTTTCACCAATGTCGCCGGGGTTTCGCCTGGCACCGACGTGCGGATGGCGGGCATTCGCGTCGGCAAGGTGGCGGCGCAGAGCCTCGATCCGTCGAGCTTCCAGGCGGTGCTCGACCTGTCGATCGACAAGGGGTTGAAACTGCCCGTTGATTCGAGTGCGGCCATCACCACCGAAGGCATTTTGGGCGGCACCTTCATCGCGCTGACGCCAGGCGGCGACGAAATGATGCTGAAGCCGGGCGAGGAAATCATCGAAACCTCGGGGGCGACCGACCTGATGGCGTTGATCGGGGGCTTCGTCAACAAATCGGGCGGCGACGCGCCGGCGGCGGCGCCGGCAACCGAGCCGGCCGCGGGGGCACCGACGAAATAG
- the aat gene encoding leucyl/phenylalanyl-tRNA--protein transferase → MLKTRLAPETLLRAYASGIFPMADSATAKDVFWVEPKRRGVLPLDGFHLSKSLAKTLKSERFTLTADRAFDEVLDGCAEPVPDRTDTWINPLIAEAYRTLHTSGHAHSIEAWTADGALAGGLYGVRLGGAFFGESMFTRVRDASKCALAALVARLRVGGFTLLDTQFLTDHLATFGAREITARTYRGQLGSALGVTADFFAFDGFAASPLAAPPTLPAVTVSGPVSGNRIVQLLTQMS, encoded by the coding sequence ATGCTCAAAACGCGCCTGGCGCCGGAAACCCTGCTGCGCGCCTATGCCAGCGGCATTTTTCCGATGGCCGACAGCGCCACGGCCAAGGACGTGTTCTGGGTCGAACCGAAGCGCCGCGGCGTGCTGCCGCTCGACGGCTTCCACCTGTCGAAAAGCCTCGCCAAGACGTTGAAATCGGAACGCTTCACCCTGACGGCCGACAGGGCGTTCGACGAAGTCCTCGACGGCTGTGCCGAACCGGTGCCGGACCGCACCGATACCTGGATCAACCCGCTGATTGCGGAGGCCTATCGCACGCTCCACACCAGCGGACACGCCCATTCGATCGAGGCATGGACGGCGGACGGCGCGTTGGCCGGCGGCCTCTATGGTGTCCGACTGGGCGGCGCCTTTTTCGGGGAAAGCATGTTCACCCGCGTCCGCGACGCCTCCAAATGCGCGCTGGCGGCGCTGGTGGCGCGGCTGCGGGTCGGCGGCTTCACGTTGCTCGACACCCAGTTCCTCACCGATCACCTCGCCACTTTCGGGGCGCGCGAGATTACAGCGCGCACCTATCGCGGTCAGTTGGGCTCGGCGCTGGGCGTGACAGCGGACTTTTTCGCGTTCGACGGTTTCGCCGCCTCGCCTCTCGCGGCGCCGCCGACGCTGCCCGCGGTCACCGTATCGGGGCCGGTTTCGGGAAACCGCATCGTGCAGCTTTTGACCCAGATGTCATAG
- the accC gene encoding acetyl-CoA carboxylase biotin carboxylase subunit yields the protein MFGKVLIANRGEIALRVHRACREMGIRTVAVHSTADADAMHVRLADEAICIGPASATDSYLNIPAIISAAEIAQADAIHPGYGFLSENARFAEIVEQHKIVWIGPDPEHIRKMGDKIEAKRTAAMLGLPLVPGSDGPITSTEEAIKVADAIGYPVLVKAASGGGGRGMKVIHDAASLPGLVQQAKSEAKAAFGDDTVYIEKYLSEPRHIEFQVFGDGKGGAVHLGERDCSLQRRHQKVLEEAPSPALNADQRAEMGEIVRQAVAKLKYRGAGTMEFLYEDGKFYFIEMNTRLQVEHPVTEAVTGLDLVREQIRIAAGLPLSVTQDQIRFEGHAIECRINAEDPLTFAPSPGRVTDFHAPGGLHVRVDSALYDGYRIPPYYDSLIAKLIVYGANRNDALMRLRRALEEFVIHGPKTTIPLQQAIIEAPDFIDGNYSIKWLERWLASRAGEG from the coding sequence ATGTTCGGAAAGGTCCTGATCGCCAACCGCGGCGAAATTGCTCTGCGCGTCCATCGCGCCTGCCGCGAAATGGGCATTCGCACCGTCGCGGTCCATTCGACCGCCGACGCCGATGCCATGCACGTGCGCCTGGCCGATGAAGCGATCTGCATCGGGCCGGCCTCGGCAACCGACAGCTACCTCAACATCCCGGCGATCATTTCGGCGGCCGAGATTGCCCAGGCCGATGCCATCCACCCGGGTTATGGCTTTCTCAGCGAAAATGCGCGCTTCGCCGAGATCGTCGAGCAGCACAAGATCGTCTGGATCGGCCCCGATCCGGAACATATCCGCAAGATGGGCGACAAGATCGAGGCCAAGCGCACTGCTGCCATGCTCGGCCTGCCGCTCGTCCCCGGCTCCGACGGCCCGATCACCTCGACCGAGGAAGCCATCAAGGTTGCTGACGCCATCGGCTATCCGGTGCTGGTCAAGGCGGCGTCGGGCGGTGGTGGCCGCGGCATGAAGGTCATCCACGATGCCGCGTCGCTGCCCGGCCTCGTCCAGCAGGCCAAGTCCGAAGCCAAGGCGGCCTTTGGCGACGACACCGTCTATATCGAAAAATATCTGTCCGAACCGCGTCACATCGAATTCCAGGTTTTCGGCGACGGCAAGGGCGGTGCCGTCCATCTGGGCGAACGCGATTGCTCGTTGCAACGCCGCCACCAGAAAGTCCTCGAAGAGGCGCCTTCGCCCGCGCTTAATGCCGATCAGCGCGCCGAAATGGGCGAGATCGTCCGCCAGGCCGTCGCCAAGCTGAAATATCGCGGCGCCGGTACCATGGAATTCCTCTACGAGGACGGCAAATTCTACTTCATCGAGATGAACACCCGGCTGCAGGTCGAACATCCGGTGACCGAGGCCGTCACCGGCCTCGACCTCGTCCGCGAACAGATCCGCATCGCGGCCGGCCTGCCGCTGAGCGTCACCCAGGACCAGATCCGTTTCGAAGGCCATGCCATCGAATGCCGGATCAACGCCGAAGATCCGTTGACCTTCGCGCCATCGCCCGGCCGGGTCACCGACTTCCATGCACCCGGCGGCCTGCATGTCCGCGTCGATTCGGCGCTGTACGATGGCTATCGCATCCCGCCCTATTATGATTCGCTCATCGCCAAGCTGATCGTCTACGGCGCCAATCGCAACGACGCCTTGATGCGCCTGCGGCGTGCTCTGGAGGAATTCGTCATCCATGGGCCGAAGACAACCATTCCGCTGCAGCAGGCGATCATCGAAGCCCCCGACTTCATCGATGGCAATTATTCGATCAAATGGCTGGAGCGCTGGCTGGCCTCGCGTGCCGGCGAAGGCTGA
- the accB gene encoding acetyl-CoA carboxylase biotin carboxyl carrier protein → MPEGSGIQVDTALVRELAELLESSHLTEIEVKDGDRTIRVARTAAAVTQGFAPAPNWGPAPAPAAAAAAAPAAPAADDWKSHPGLVKSPIVGTAYLTPEPGAPPFVAEGASVVAGATLLIIEAMKVMNPITAPKSGKVVKVLIRSEQPVEYDEPLVVIE, encoded by the coding sequence ATGCCAGAAGGCAGTGGAATTCAGGTTGATACTGCGCTCGTCCGCGAACTGGCCGAGCTGCTTGAATCGAGCCACCTGACCGAGATAGAAGTCAAGGACGGCGATCGCACCATCCGCGTGGCGCGCACTGCTGCCGCCGTGACCCAGGGTTTCGCACCGGCGCCCAACTGGGGTCCGGCACCAGCACCTGCGGCGGCCGCCGCTGCGGCCCCGGCCGCGCCTGCCGCCGATGACTGGAAATCCCATCCCGGCCTCGTCAAGTCGCCGATTGTCGGCACTGCCTATCTGACCCCGGAGCCCGGCGCGCCCCCGTTCGTCGCCGAAGGCGCCAGCGTCGTGGCGGGCGCAACGCTGCTCATCATCGAGGCGATGAAGGTGATGAACCCGATCACCGCGCCCAAATCGGGCAAGGTCGTCAAGGTCCTCATCCGCAGCGAGCAGCCTGTCGAATATGACGAACCATTGGTCGTGATCGAATAA
- the aroQ gene encoding type II 3-dehydroquinate dehydratase, translating to MSSNLILVLNGPNLNLLGSREPEIYGHDTLDSIAMMLEDQAAALGLEIDLRQSNHEGHLVDWLHEAGSRQCLAVILNAGALTHSSIALHDAIKAIPVPVIEVHLSNPHARERFRHRSFISAVARGTISGFGARSYALALDAAAQLRQ from the coding sequence ATGTCGTCCAACCTGATCCTCGTCCTCAACGGCCCCAACCTCAATCTTCTGGGCAGCCGGGAACCCGAGATTTATGGCCATGACACGCTCGACAGCATCGCCATGATGCTCGAGGATCAGGCGGCCGCGCTGGGCCTGGAGATCGACCTGCGCCAGTCCAACCACGAAGGCCATCTCGTCGACTGGCTGCACGAGGCCGGGTCACGCCAGTGCCTCGCCGTCATCCTCAATGCGGGCGCGTTGACGCATAGCTCGATTGCACTGCATGATGCCATCAAGGCCATCCCGGTCCCGGTCATCGAAGTGCATCTGTCCAACCCGCACGCGCGCGAACGTTTCCGCCATCGCAGCTTCATCAGCGCCGTCGCGCGCGGCACCATCAGCGGCTTCGGCGCCCGCTCCTACGCCCTGGCGCTGGACGCGGCGGCGCAGTTGCGGCAATAG
- the thiS gene encoding sulfur carrier protein ThiS: MISLTLNGAMHRVSSGTSIAALLDQLALDATKVAVERNLEIVPRSTFGTVTLGEGDRLEIVHFVGGGQGEADSWSVAGRTFGSRLIVGTGKYRDFAQNAAAVEASGAEIVTVAVRRVNVMDKGQPMLTDFIDPKKYTYLPNTAGCFTGDDAVRTLRLAREAGGWNLVKLEVLGEARTLYPDMAETLKATEVLVKDGFDVMVYCADDPIAAKRLEDLGACAIMPLGSLIGSGLGVQNPVTIRMIVEGAGVPVLVDAGVGTASDAAAAMELGCAGVLMNTAIAEAKDPVRMARAMKLGVESGRLAYLAGRMGKRRYADPSSPLAGLI, from the coding sequence ATGATCAGCCTCACGCTCAACGGTGCCATGCACCGCGTTTCCAGCGGCACCAGCATTGCCGCGCTGCTCGACCAGCTGGCGCTGGATGCGACCAAAGTGGCGGTGGAGCGCAATCTCGAGATCGTGCCGCGGTCGACCTTCGGCACGGTGACGCTTGGAGAAGGCGATCGGCTGGAGATCGTGCATTTTGTCGGCGGTGGGCAGGGCGAAGCGGACAGCTGGTCGGTCGCCGGGCGGACCTTCGGGTCGCGGTTGATCGTCGGGACCGGCAAGTACAGGGACTTTGCGCAGAATGCCGCGGCGGTGGAGGCGTCGGGCGCCGAAATCGTGACGGTTGCGGTGCGGCGGGTCAATGTCATGGACAAGGGCCAGCCGATGCTGACCGATTTCATCGACCCCAAGAAATACACCTATCTGCCCAACACCGCCGGGTGTTTTACCGGCGACGATGCCGTGCGCACGCTGCGGCTGGCGCGCGAGGCCGGTGGGTGGAACTTGGTCAAGCTGGAGGTGCTGGGTGAAGCGCGGACATTGTATCCGGACATGGCCGAGACGCTGAAAGCCACCGAAGTGCTGGTCAAGGACGGCTTCGACGTGATGGTTTACTGCGCCGACGATCCGATCGCTGCAAAAAGGCTGGAGGATCTGGGGGCGTGCGCGATCATGCCGCTCGGCAGCCTGATCGGATCGGGCCTGGGTGTGCAGAACCCGGTGACCATCCGCATGATCGTGGAGGGGGCCGGCGTGCCGGTGCTGGTCGATGCCGGCGTCGGCACCGCGTCGGACGCAGCGGCGGCGATGGAACTGGGCTGCGCCGGCGTGTTGATGAACACGGCGATTGCCGAGGCGAAGGACCCGGTCCGCATGGCGCGCGCGATGAAGCTGGGCGTCGAAAGTGGCCGGCTGGCGTATCTGGCAGGGCGGATGGGCAAGCGGCGTTATGCCGACCCGTCGAGCCCCTTGGCAGGCCTGATCTGA
- a CDS encoding ScyD/ScyE family protein translates to MGLAMFHRIAAVSLALLAAGPAFAGYAASTIMTGLNNPRGLAFGGDGALYVAEGGFLDPGGTGPTTIIRGVEYRFGETGSISRYDGGSQARIVNGLPSLSSTVTGETAGPQDIVFGADGTGYVVTGLGADPAVRIGALGSAPAARNLGSVLRFTGGGAPASVADVSAYEGANNPAGGPVDSNPYHVARLSDGFLVTDAGANALLRVGDDGSVGLVASFPGRDIGGGFPSDSVETGIAIGPDGNYYVAELTGFPFTPGAARVYQVTPGGAVSVFGTGFTNITDIAFGADGSLYVLELDADGLLGPGTDGALIRLAADGTRSTIFSRGLVTPTGLEIGADGSFYITNFSAAAGIGEVVRISMVPEPASWAMLIAGFGMVGGALRRRRADSLGFTAATAAR, encoded by the coding sequence ATGGGTCTGGCCATGTTCCACCGTATCGCTGCGGTATCGCTGGCGCTTCTCGCGGCCGGCCCGGCCTTTGCCGGTTACGCGGCATCGACGATCATGACCGGGCTCAACAACCCCCGCGGGCTGGCGTTCGGCGGTGACGGTGCCCTTTATGTGGCAGAGGGCGGCTTTCTCGATCCGGGCGGCACCGGGCCGACGACGATCATTCGCGGCGTCGAATATCGGTTCGGCGAAACCGGGTCGATCTCGCGCTATGACGGCGGCAGCCAGGCACGCATCGTCAACGGCCTGCCGTCGTTGTCTTCGACAGTGACTGGCGAGACGGCCGGCCCGCAGGACATCGTCTTTGGCGCCGATGGCACGGGCTATGTCGTCACCGGCCTGGGCGCCGACCCCGCGGTGCGCATCGGCGCGCTCGGTTCTGCCCCCGCGGCCCGAAACCTTGGCAGCGTGCTGCGCTTTACTGGCGGCGGCGCACCGGCCAGCGTTGCCGATGTCTCGGCTTATGAAGGCGCCAACAATCCCGCCGGTGGCCCGGTCGACAGCAACCCCTATCATGTCGCGCGTCTTTCCGACGGCTTTCTGGTCACCGATGCCGGCGCCAACGCCCTGTTGCGGGTCGGCGACGACGGCAGCGTCGGGCTGGTCGCGAGCTTTCCGGGCCGCGACATCGGCGGTGGCTTTCCCAGCGATTCGGTGGAAACCGGCATCGCCATCGGTCCCGACGGCAACTACTATGTCGCCGAACTGACAGGCTTTCCCTTCACCCCCGGGGCAGCACGGGTGTACCAGGTGACGCCCGGGGGCGCGGTGTCGGTCTTCGGCACCGGCTTTACCAACATCACCGACATCGCCTTTGGTGCCGATGGCAGCCTGTACGTTCTGGAACTCGATGCCGATGGCCTGCTCGGGCCCGGGACCGATGGCGCGCTGATCCGGCTTGCCGCCGATGGCACGCGTTCGACGATCTTCAGCCGTGGGCTGGTGACGCCGACCGGGCTGGAAATCGGTGCCGATGGCAGTTTCTACATCACCAACTTCAGCGCCGCGGCCGGCATCGGTGAGGTCGTGCGGATCAGCATGGTACCGGAACCCGCCAGTTGGGCGATGCTGATCGCCGGCTTCGGCATGGTCGGGGGCGCGCTGCGGCGCCGCCGGGCAGATTCGCTAGGCTTTACGGCGGCGACTGCGGCTCGCTAA
- a CDS encoding nitroreductase: MTTDATAGFDVASFDAVVMGRRSIRGFRPEPVPKALIREILALALRAPSSLNTQPWNFTVVTGAPLDRIRAGNTERNLAGVPSSREFRAQEDYAGVHRERQVGIAKQLFGAMGIERHDQAARRDWVLRGFRQFDAPVSIVVTYDRAVHGGDIGPFDCGAVTNALVNAAWSRGLGCVINSQGIMQSPVVREHAGIADDQVIMICVAMGWPDDDFPANAVVSQRKSVDEAAVFVGFDD, encoded by the coding sequence ATGACGACGGACGCGACCGCCGGTTTCGATGTTGCCAGTTTCGATGCGGTGGTGATGGGCCGGCGCAGCATTCGCGGGTTTCGGCCTGAGCCGGTGCCCAAGGCGCTGATCCGCGAGATCCTTGCGCTGGCACTGCGGGCGCCTTCGTCGCTCAACACCCAGCCGTGGAACTTCACCGTCGTCACCGGGGCGCCGCTCGATCGTATCCGGGCCGGCAATACCGAGCGCAACCTGGCCGGCGTGCCGTCGTCGCGCGAGTTTCGGGCGCAGGAAGACTATGCCGGAGTTCACCGCGAGCGACAGGTCGGCATTGCCAAGCAACTGTTCGGCGCCATGGGGATCGAACGCCACGACCAGGCCGCGCGGCGCGATTGGGTGTTGCGCGGGTTCCGCCAGTTCGACGCGCCGGTATCGATTGTCGTCACCTATGACCGGGCGGTGCACGGCGGCGACATCGGGCCGTTCGACTGCGGTGCCGTTACCAACGCGCTTGTCAACGCTGCCTGGTCGCGCGGGCTGGGCTGTGTCATCAACAGCCAGGGCATCATGCAATCGCCGGTGGTGCGCGAGCATGCCGGCATTGCCGACGACCAGGTCATCATGATCTGCGTCGCGATGGGCTGGCCCGACGATGACTTTCCGGCCAATGCCGTGGTTTCGCAACGCAAGTCCGTCGACGAGGCGGCGGTGTTCGTCGGCTTCGACGACTGA
- a CDS encoding DUF1810 domain-containing protein, which produces MSLDRFVEAQADGVYETALAELVAGHKQGHWMWFIFPQRKGLGVSQRSNFYGIDSLDEAAAYLAHPLLGPRLLCCAEAMRGHADRGAVSVLGTVDAAKFQSCLTLFARVPGAPPLFAQLLDDYFGGVRDPRSQAD; this is translated from the coding sequence ATGTCGCTCGACCGCTTCGTCGAAGCCCAGGCCGATGGCGTCTACGAAACGGCGCTTGCCGAACTGGTCGCCGGGCACAAGCAGGGCCACTGGATGTGGTTCATCTTTCCGCAGCGCAAGGGCCTGGGCGTCAGCCAGAGATCGAATTTCTACGGCATCGATTCGCTCGATGAAGCAGCGGCCTACCTCGCCCATCCGCTGCTCGGACCACGACTGCTTTGCTGTGCCGAGGCCATGCGGGGCCATGCCGATCGCGGCGCCGTAAGCGTCCTCGGCACGGTCGATGCCGCCAAATTCCAGTCGTGCCTGACCCTGTTTGCCCGGGTGCCTGGCGCACCGCCGCTGTTCGCGCAATTGCTTGACGATTATTTCGGCGGTGTGCGCGATCCCCGAAGCCAGGCCGATTGA